From the genome of [Limnothrix rosea] IAM M-220, one region includes:
- a CDS encoding LexA family protein: MSCSTLDPLQYPLDLNQSLIPRPSETFFFTVAGDSGQFLGLDEGDLLIVDRTVAIGPNQMAIAIYDGQFSLVQLIEEHKDLSVRLSATSVKLLEDIDLDIWGIVTGLVRHF; encoded by the coding sequence CCCTCTCGATCTCAATCAGTCTTTAATTCCCCGTCCGTCTGAAACATTTTTTTTCACTGTAGCCGGAGATTCTGGCCAGTTTTTAGGGCTAGACGAAGGGGATTTACTGATCGTTGACCGCACTGTTGCCATTGGGCCAAATCAGATGGCGATCGCCATTTACGATGGACAGTTTTCATTAGTGCAGCTCATTGAAGAACACAAAGATCTCAGTGTTCGTCTCAGTGCCACATCAGTAAAGCTTTTAGAAGATATTGACTTGGATATTTGGGGAATCGTCACAGGTTTAGTACGCCATTTTTAA